Within the Mustela lutreola isolate mMusLut2 chromosome 2, mMusLut2.pri, whole genome shotgun sequence genome, the region TTTCCTGCAGCATCGTTAGCTTTTTTTTCAGGCtcttggggaaggaaagagaagagtgtGAAAGGAAGGCTGAGGCAGCAAGCCCAGAGAGACCACCAAGGACGTGGATGACATGCACAACAGGCAAGCCCACTGCGAGCAGGGCAAGGCCTGAACCCCCAACATCCCGAATACCTGGGATCATCCAGTCTCAGAACCCCTGTCTGGTGAAGCCTCTCCTGTGGTGAGGCTACGTCCCTGGGAATATAGGTACAGGACAGGTTGTAGGAGAAGACCCACGGTGCTGTCTGTCCCCTACTGAGGAGGCCAAGGCTCCAAATCAGGGCCAAGGTATACATCTTGACACCCTCTGAACCAGGAGGATGCAGGGAACCCAGAACCACCGCCACAGACTGGGACATAGGTTCCTAGGCTCTCGGAAGATGCACAAACAACCCCTCATTCACGTATGGCCAGGGATGTCCCTCACCACAATCTCCTTGTCAGCACTCTGTAGATCCTTCTGGGCCGACTTCAGCTCCAACTTGGTCTGGTCTAGTTCAGAATAGACTGTCTGCAACTATAAGAAAGTATAGGGAATAAAGACCAGGCCAGCAGGCGGCCGCGTGCTCTGGCCCCACCTGCTGCTACCCAGCGCACGCTCACGGGATCCCCAGGTCCAGAAGAGTCTGAGGACACACAGGGAGACCCTGGCTTTGTGGGGCCTGTCTGTGCCCATCTGGGGCTGCCTGGGAACTAGGGCTGTGCTCTACACCCAACAACCCATGGAGGCACCAGGCCCAGAGATAAAGCAGCTGTGCTAAAAGAACCGGGTTCCAAGTATGTTCCTCCTACTCTGGGCCTGGGGCAAAAGCAGGCCTCTGACACTGTCTCATTCAGGATCTGTGCTCTCCAGCCAGCTGAGAGGTGCCAGAGGCCAGAGAGAATAGAGGGCATCGTGAATGTACAtgtacggggtggggggggatgccTGTGTGACCATCTACCCTAAGTGGACAAGCCACAGAGCCAGAGCTGAGGCCCAGTAACCAGTCCCTGTGGGCCACCCAATGGCCCCATGGAGTCTGCTGCATCATCAGGGCCCATGCCTTTGCTCAGGAGACAGGAACGAGCACTACAAAAGGATAGCCACCACACCCCTCACCTTTGGTTTCCCACTGTTACCTTGCTTTTGGAAGAAAACAAGTCCTTCTTCAGTTTGTCCGCCAGCTCCCCTGAGGCCTTCCGAGCTTCTTTGAGATTCTCATACTCTCTATGAGGGAGCCAGGAAAAGGGATGTCAGAATGGGGCATGCTGCTGGTCAGACTGCACCCCGGCACCAAACAAACATAGAGCCCAGGCTGTCCCCTCAGCCAGGTCTCCTCCCTACTCTGAACCCTGAGCCCAACAGGGTGGGGCTGCGGAGGGTCCtgcaaggggtggggggagtctctGTTCCCTGCCGGTCCTGCAGGCCCTGGTGATTGGAGAGGGTATGCAGGAAGCCCCGCCCTCACTAAGGTCTCAGGAAGAGGCCCCTATACCACCTGGCCCTCACTGAAGACATCTGGGATCCTCTGCACCTGTCAACCATGTGGCCCCTTTCCACAACCTCACATCCGCAGTAGTGGCGAATCTGAGCAAAGTTTCTGATTCAAGTTAGGCAGAGTCGGTAAGTGCTGATGGGAAACAGGATCCATTTATCACGATGGGGCTTATAGCTCAGAGAATGGTGCCAGTCTGCTTAGCAATAAcacttctgggacgcctgggtggctcagtcagttaagcatgtgccttcagctcaggttgtgatcccagggtcctgaggtcaagccctgggatcaagccccacatggggctccctgctcggtggggagcctgcttctccctcccaaatctccccctgcttgtattccctctcttgttatctctgtcaaataagtaaatgaaatctaaaaaaaaagaaaaaaaagaataacacttCCCTTCACACTCATTGTCTCAGTAACCCAATGAGGCAAGTTATTACTATCCCCATGCAGGAAGCTGGTCAGAGGCTAAGAAATTGACTCCTAGCCACATGGTGAGAGGGGAGGTCACGGTTCAACTGAGGCAGGATAGCTCCAGAGCCTGCCCTTTTACTCAGCCTTCTCTGCTTTGTTAAGAGATGGGCAACAGAGAGGGTGCCATGGCTTAGCTCCTGGACTGGGCCACAGGGGCCAGAGTACACACTTCTTGAGGGACACGCAGTACACAGCCAGCTGCTCCACCGCGGACTGTCCCACACCCATGTCTCGGATCATCTCCTCCACCTCGGGTCGCTGGCTCTGGAGCAGGAGCTCAATTCTGAAAAACACCCAGCCCACGACATTTAGAATCTGGAGGCTGATGGGTAGGTACCCAGTGCAGCTCTGCTCTCCTTTGCTGCTGTTGCTATGGTGACAGCCTGGCCTGCCAGCATGCTTTAGCAGGCGGGTCTACCCAAAGAAAGGCCCTGCAGCAGAGCCGAACGCAGCTGCAGGGATGCTGCTAGGGAAGAACGGGTGCTGACAGGTCCTCAAGGTCAGGGATCCCTGGAGAAGGGTCTCTGGAGCCAAAGACCTGCCAGGTCACTGAGCCACGGGCAATAGAAAGGGGGAAGACTGAGGCCAGGGGCCCCATGGCAAGTGGAGGAGCCCCCCGAGGCTAAGTGAGGACATGGGGCCCACAACCCCCTGGCCTGAGCTCCACATGGCCGATGGAGATTTGAGCCATGGAAGTGATCCAAGCCCCACTGCAATCCTAACAGCTGGGCCCCGGGGCTAGAGGAATGAGCTGAGGGTGGTCCCAGTGTCGGGCTCACCGCTCCATGGTTCGCATCTTGGTCCTGAGTCGGCGTGCCTCCTCCTGGGCTTGCCTGCTCTCGTCCTGTTGCTGCTCCAAGTACTTCAtctgcttctgcacagcaaacacACCCATGCCCACCTGTCGCTTGGAAGATCCCAGGCACCACAGCTAAAGTCATCCTGAGAACTGTCCACTTTTCCAAATGCCGATAACCGTGTGTCCCCAGCCCCGTGGAAGGAAGGCTCCTGGGCCCCATTCTGGCTTGTGCTTTTTCTGCTCTGACGCCCTACACCAGCTGCTCCTTCACCTCCCTGCTTGCTTCCTCCCGAGATGTATCTTACCCCAGGCACATCCCACTACCTAGAGGCCCACTGTGGGCTGCCGAGGTACCATGGCGTAAGGGCTCAGGGTGCATGTTGTGTAGGCAGCTGAAGAAACACAAATCCAGGTCTCTTTATCCACATCTAGACCCAAGGACAGTTACCAATCAGGATAGGAGAGCTGGACCAGAGGCAGTGGGCCAGGCTGCCCTCAGCACAAAAGCACTCCATCTCTGACCTGGGAATGCCATCGAAGATGCCTGCTCTGCGGTCAAGTACTGAttcactccttccctcccactggTCACGCCACGTGATCCAGCCCAGCCACCAAGCAGGAACAGAGACAATGAACACCCTGGGGCTCTGTCTGTTCACAAAGATGGCTCCCATTCCCTTTCAAATGGCATCCAGCAAGGACTGCTCCTTCTTACGAGGCCAGAATATCAACTGCAGGTTCAGATCAATCGCCTCATGCCCCTTAGAGAGCAAGAGGCTCACCAACCCAGCCTGATACAAAATTCATCTGGGTCTAGAGCGCCTGGCTCTGCAGGCTTTGATCTGCCTGGTCAGCTCAGCACATCTGACTTCAAAggccccctgctcctccctgggATGCTGTTTGATCTGGCTCCAGAGAGCAGCCCAGCCAAGGACTAGAGTGCTAATGGAAGGTTCCTCAGTCTGGCTTCATCGGTGGAGTACAAACCACTTTTGGAAACAAGGTCCAGCCTCACTGAGGTCTTGGCTGAGCTGACCCTCCGAGAAGCGCCAGGAAGGCCTCACCTCTTCATACTACCTGGCGCCAAATCCGTAAGCATGGCCAATGTGACCCTTTGCTTACGGGCTGGATGGGTACAAAATGGGTGGCCTGGGTAAGAAGGGATTTGCCTCCATTTTATAACCGCACAAAGGTAATGACCAAGGCAGAACCAGAAGATGAGCCCAACCGACTTGTGCCCACAGAACCTGGGGACCTACCTTGAGGGTGGAGCACAGCATTTCGGCCTTGTCTAAGGCCTTCTGCAAGGATTCCACGGTGGCGTTGCGCTCTTCCAGCGTGTCCCGCAGGGTGTCAATGATTACCTGactgtcccttttctccttctctgcagcagaggtgggaagggggaaggcCTGTTCACTCATCAGTGTAAGAACCTGAGCCCTTGGGCTCCAGCACCGCACACCGCACCCCAGAGCCATGTAAGGAACAAGTCTCCAGTCAGCAAGTTGGGtgacctgcttttctctctggcaCACACCAAGCCAGGGAAGCTAAGCCAGAGTCTCTTCATGCATGGGATGAGACCCTCTTTCTGCTGCTTAGAACTACTTGAGTAAAGATTTCACTGCTCTCCACTCCCAAGGGTCTAGTTAATTCATCATCTTAGAACTCAAGTAGGTTTCCTGTGAAACTCAGCAGCCAAACTCTCTCCTAGAAATAGTCTGTTCCATTTGGTagtcccttcccttcccagtcCCAGTCCTGGGGCTCTCTCTTTGTCctcagacaaagagagaaagcttATCGGGCCTAGGTGGACAGCTTGAGGcacctccctttcttcccctttcctgccAATCACAAGAGCTGGCAAAACTCTTGGCTGTACAAAGCAGGGAGAGCCCCTAGCTTCACCAGAAGACTGGAACCATTCTTCCCAGGGCCTCTCCCCCAAGCACCTGGGTCAGGGGCTTCCCAGGACCCCTTGTCTCTTACTAACTCACCTTTCTGAGCAAGCTGGGCTCTGGTGTTATCCAGTTCATTCTACAAGGCAATATCCACAATAAGAAGCAGAAAGGCATCATACCTGGCTTCCATATAGCATTCCAAAGGCTTGCAGGGAGATCCAGGAGGGGACAATGAGGCCTGCAGGTCCAGGGAGGCACAGACCCTGATATATGTCATGGCCAAGCTAGGCCCACAGTGGAGATacgtcttgcttttttatctctatgctttttttaaaaagtaggtaagACGGAGGAAAATAATCTCAAGTATAAGACCCtgggacagagaaggaggcagaacaGGGCAAGAGAGGGGCCATAAAGGGGTAAGAGAAGTGAAGTTGGACCTGTGGGATCAGTCTCACAGCAGAGGCTTCCAAGACTTCCTTGGCCCTGTGCTGGCCCTTACAATCTCTGGGCTTCACTGATTGGGGTCACAGAGTTGGGAGGGCTAAGGACTTTGGGTCACCACTTCCTCCCTCTACCCCAGGTCCTGCTTGCTCCACAGTCTACTCTCCAAGCTCTGAGCTGGCTCTGTGTACCACGAACCTTCCAACCCTAATAAAGTAGGTAAGCTGGGACAACTTCGTGTCTCTGGATGAAACCTCACACGTGCTAGGCTCTAACCAGACTATTGTGAGGGTCAAATGAACCTCTCAAAGCCCGGGCATTAAGTTACAGAGCCACTGCCACAGAACCACTGAGAGGCTGGGGCAGAAATGAGTCCACCTCCCATTCAGGAGTTTGGAGCACTCAACACCCCCATGGGCAAGAGAAGTTTTCCATAAGCAGAAAAACCAGACACTGTAGAACTGAAAGGCTTGGTCAAGGGTTCATGGTGGTGCTAGATGGAATTCAGGCAAAGCTTCCCCCAGATCACCCTTTCCAGGTCAGCACGAGACTCAGAATTTCACTGGTGACCAATACTAAAGACCAGCCCCAGTAGAGCGGTGAGCTCCCTTCTGTAAAAATCCCCCATCCAGGACTCCAGAGCAAAAGCTTttggtggctgggtggctcagtgtcggCAGAATATCCTGGAGAGCAAATGGTGGGTAGAGAAGGGCATGCATGGGCTGCCAGAGAACAGACACCAACCCAAAGCTCCCCCAAGTTGCCTGCCTCCTACACTTAAGCAAGATGCCTGCAAGCCCTTGCTCCAGACTACTCAAgatgctgcctctctgtctcctagATCTGGCTTTGAaagccagaaagaaaggaagctgcCTTTGTTGTCTTTATCACAGGGAAGACGCAGCTTAAAACCAGGAGCAGTTACCATGACGATGAACGTGCTGGCTTTAAGCACAAAAGCTCTACGTACTTGAAGCAGGAAGGTTCCAAGGAAATCACAGCAACCCGGGGCCAAGGCCAAATGAACCCTGGGCTGACAGATGCCCAGCAAATGAACCCTCGTGTCCAGGTGCATTGTGAATCCCAATCCCACTTCCTCAAGAGGTTTTGACCAATTCAGTCCCCCCAGTACACAAAGAAAGTTAAATCTTGGACTTGAAGGGAAGAAGTATAGGAGAAATGGTGGGTTTCTGCCCTGGCTCACCTCCTGATTCCAGTGGTTCTGCCCTCCATTCCTGGTTCCAGAAAGACTCAAGCAACTGGATATATACCAAGCTTCCCCCCCAGTTTTGAGGCACAGCCAGGTTTATGAATAGTGGGTTCACACATCCTCCGTGGCTGAGGACTGGAAGAGTTTTCTGATCGATTTCTAGCTGTCCAAGCAGCAAGGTGGGCTGGGAAGGATGGCTGTACAACCTCCATGAGAGAACCTCAGGAGAGACACTCTGGCCTTTGGTGGGAATCGCTCTGAAATCCCAAGGGCGAAGGCTCACAGTCACGTGGCTCCCTTCTTCCCCAACAGTGTATCTCTCCAATGACTGGGTCTTTATCATCACGTTTCCTTTGCTCTCTTCCCTTCTGCCTTGAAACCTCTACAAATCTCCCTCTAGACTCTATCTCCACAGTTTACACACCCACCCTGGGAGGGAACAGAGAGTAAATTCTCAGAGGGCTTGCAGTGCAGTAGAATGACATAAATCCCAGGTACCTTTAAGAATTCTGCATCTAAGACACTCTCCTCCTCTTGGGCAAGGTCAAAGAAGAGCTTATTAATAATGGTTCTTCTGCCAACCTGGATGAAAGGACAAGAGAGAGTATGACTGTATAGCTGAGTCACGTGCAAGGCCGACAGGAATGGACATGCTGCTTAACATGGAGCCAGGCCTGTTCTTAGGCCTAACTTTTCACAGCACATCCCTTGGAATCAGATGAGCTCTGTAACCCTACAGGTGCCCCACGCTGGTGCCACTGGTTTGGTGGTTACTGAAGTCATGTCACCATAGACCCATGTGGTTCAAAAGACATCCCAACTCTAGGTGCTGGGCACTGAGGATGGGGAAAGGCAAGGAAGGAGGTCAAATTTAGCTAGGTGAAGACCAGCCCGGGCAACAAGTCTATCTGCCAGCTATTCTTGGGCACAAGTAGGTCTCCTGAGCCACTCAAAAGCACAAGTAAGGCTTAATCAGCCTCAAACCATGAGGGTCCAAAAAGGTCAAAGATCTTGTCCAGTTTCAGAGATTTTTTCTCATTCCTCCTCCTCAGCAAGGAAAAGGTGTTTTCACCCCATCGCCCTCACCTGGATTCGACACTGTGGACAGGTCCGACTTGGTGCTGTCTCAAACCACTGAATTAGGCTGGAATGGGAAGCAGAAAAGTAGACTGGTGAGCGCTTACGTGGGCAGAGACGTACAGGCCAGGCAGTCACCCTGACCACAACAGCATCTGACTTATTCCTCCTCAACCCAATGCCTGACCACAAAGGAGAGTAGTATCACAGTGGGACAGTACATCCCACGGGGCCTCACTGGTACAAACACTCTGACCAGTCGGCCCTTTTTTGGCCCTGTTGGTATGGCCGTCCTGACCTGAGCTACTTGCTCTTTTGTCAACATTCCAGGCTCTGACTAGGATGGAGCAGCAGCCAAAGCCCAGGGTCCCTCAGAGATAGGGATTCCAATAATACCCCCCACTTTAAGTTAGGACTCCAAAGGGCTACACTTTCAGAGTAAGGGTACACTAGAAGTAAATGCAAGTTGTGGTAAAAGTAAAACACAGTCCAGCTTCGCCTCATCTATCTGAGTGGTCCAACAAAACCTCAAACCTTAAACTCTAATTAGTCTCCTACTAGTAGACTCTCCCACCAGGgaccagggagaagcagagtcctttCTGGAGGGTAATACCATCATCCCAGGtctgtttttttctgtaaatacttTTCCATATATTAGGCATGAGATAAATTCAAAGGTACCCAGGTACAGCGATGAGAATGAGTGAGTCTACATCTAAGAACAACATTATGGATGAATCACATACACATAACATGGAGGAAGAGAAGCCGGATACAACATATATTATGTATGACTCCAATTACATAAAGTAAATGTttcaggttgtttgtttgttttttaagattttatttatttggcagagagagagagagatcacaagtagacaaagaggcaggcagagagaggggcagggaagtaggctccccacctagcagagagcccgatgcggggctcgatcctaggaccctgagatcacaatctgagctgaaggcagaggctcaacccactgagccacccaggcgctcccattttagtttttttaaaaagcaaatagacAAGGGAAAAAGCACTACACACACAAACCAGAACATACACACAAAGACTTCAGATATGGGAATTGTCAGACACAATGTAACACAGCATgctaggaaataaaaatcaagactGAAAATAtcagtagaggggtgcctggctcagtcagtagagcatgtgactcttgatcttgggattgtgagtttgagccctatggtAGGGGTAGAGtttatcttagaaaagaaaaaaatatatcagtagAGAACTACAGAATAAAAGGTGGCATGGCAGAACTTAataagaaccaaacagaaatttgaaaattaaaaatggccaaaattaagaattcaATGGATGAGTTTAATGGCAGTTTATGCACAGTTgaagaattagtaaaatgaaaagataggTCAGAAAAAACACTAagaatcaaaaagacagaaaaatatgagacggtaaaagatacagaaaataatgtgaaaagcTCTAGCATACATATAATAAGGAGTTCCAAAAAGAAAGTATTAGGTGGAATTATGCACATTCCCCAAGAAGTCTATATCCTAATTTCTTAAAACTGTGACTATTTCACCTAATATGACAATAGtaattttgcagatgtgatttaGGATCTCGAGACAGGGGgcgtcctgggtggctcagtcggttgagtgtctgtgattgagcgtctgcctttggctcaggtcctgatcccagagggatcagggatagagccccatgttaggttccATGTtaggccctgggtggctcagtgggttaaagccactgcctttggctcagatcatgatcctagggccctgggatcgagccccgcatcgggctatctgctcagcagggagcctgctacctcctctctctctgcctgcctctctgcctacttgtgatctctgtcaaataaataaataaaatatttaaaaataaaaataataataataataataaacaaataaataaataaatcttaaaaaaacaaaacaaaacaaaccttgaGACAGGGAGATTATCCAGGTGTGTCCccatgtaatcacaagggtccctAAGTGAAGCAGGGGTGTCAGAGTCATACAGAGAGCAATGAAGATGGAAAATGGGGCCATGAGCTAAGAAAGGCATATATCTACTTACAAACATTGACTATAACCTGGTaaacccattttggacttctgacctctggAACTGCAAGATagtaaatctgtgttgttttaagccaccaagttagTAGTAATTTGTTATAACAAATGAGAAACTAATATGAGAAGAAAACGGATA harbors:
- the TRAIP gene encoding E3 ubiquitin-protein ligase TRAIP — encoded protein: MPIRALCTICSDFFDHSRDVAAIHCGHTFHLQCLIQWFETAPSRTCPQCRIQVGRRTIINKLFFDLAQEEESVLDAEFLKNELDNTRAQLAQKEKEKRDSQVIIDTLRDTLEERNATVESLQKALDKAEMLCSTLKKQMKYLEQQQDESRQAQEEARRLRTKMRTMERIELLLQSQRPEVEEMIRDMGVGQSAVEQLAVYCVSLKKEYENLKEARKASGELADKLKKDLFSSKSKLQTVYSELDQTKLELKSAQKDLQSADKEIVSLKKKLTMLQETLNLPPVDTETVNRLVLESPAPMEMLSLKLRRPAFGEDIDLNATFDVNTPPSQASSIHHGRAKKLCQEIERSPVQDIPKKMAKGPKQESQLSLGGQRCVGEPDEELASAFPVFIRNAVLGQKQPKRAKAEPCRSTDAVRTGFDGLGGRTKFIQPTDTSTIRPLPVKPKPKTKQRVMARRALPPSQAKLDTFLW